One stretch of Saprospiraceae bacterium DNA includes these proteins:
- the lptB gene encoding LPS export ABC transporter ATP-binding protein, translating into MILRAENIIKTYGKRTVVKGVSFDVKQGEIVGLLGPNGAGKTTSFYMVVGFIRPTDGHVFLDTEEITDLPMYKRAQKGIGYLPQEPSVFRKLSVEDNIKAVLEMTKLSKSEQHEKLELLLEEFNLNRVRTGLGDTLSGGERRRTEIARALASDPKFILLDEPFAGIDPIAVEDIQYIVAKLKTKNIGILITDHNVQETLSITDRAYLMFEGSILKQGTAEELAADEMVRKVYLGKHFELKRKVIEF; encoded by the coding sequence ATGATTTTAAGAGCCGAAAATATTATCAAAACCTACGGCAAGCGCACGGTCGTCAAGGGTGTTTCATTCGATGTGAAACAGGGGGAAATCGTTGGGCTGCTTGGCCCGAACGGGGCGGGCAAGACCACTTCGTTCTACATGGTGGTGGGGTTTATTCGCCCGACTGATGGCCATGTGTTTCTCGACACCGAGGAAATCACCGACTTGCCGATGTACAAACGCGCCCAAAAGGGTATCGGGTACTTGCCGCAAGAGCCGAGTGTTTTTCGCAAACTATCGGTGGAAGACAACATCAAGGCGGTGCTGGAAATGACCAAACTGAGCAAGTCCGAACAGCACGAAAAACTTGAATTGCTGTTGGAAGAGTTCAACCTCAACCGCGTGCGGACGGGGCTCGGCGACACGCTCTCCGGCGGCGAGCGCCGACGCACCGAAATCGCCCGCGCTCTCGCTTCCGACCCTAAATTCATCTTGCTCGACGAGCCGTTTGCGGGCATTGACCCTATCGCGGTGGAGGACATACAGTACATCGTGGCGAAGCTGAAAACCAAAAACATAGGTATCCTCATCACGGACCACAACGTGCAGGAAACCCTCAGCATCACCGACCGTGCTTACCTCATGTTCGAGGGGAGCATACTCAAGCAAGGCACCGCCGAAGAATTGGCCGCCGACGAGATGGTGCGCAAGGTGTACCTCGGCAAGCACTTCGAGCTGAAGCGCAAAGTGATTGAGTTTTGA
- a CDS encoding ThuA domain-containing protein, with product MRIPYWLLLTGFAFLMAVLPCACNKQDIPARILVFSKTEGFRHDCIPTALEALKILCADNGILMDATEDAEMFKDENLRRYNAVVFLNTTGDVLNPAQEADFERYIQAGGGFVGIHSATDTEYGWTWFGGLVGAYFNGHPSQQDATLFVRDRSHPATKHLDNTWTRWDEWYNFKNLNPKVNILLSIDETSYQGGNMCGPNQQGDDKCHPMSWYHEYDGGRAFYTALGHTKESYAEQAFLRHLLGGIQYAIGKKKRLNYAACRTSSLPDPTRFVKTVLANELTEPMQFGMLPDGKILLVERRGAIKLLDTHTGLINVAHKLPVHSEEEDGLMGLAIDPDWERNHWIYLYYSPAGKEAVNQLSRFVFRGDSLDRASEKIILKVPVQREECCHAGGCLRYAEDGYLYLSTGDNTNPFASDGYAPIDERRGRSAWDAQKSSANTMDLRGKILRIKTHNDGSYTCPAGNLFTEENIHITEGATPTDQRTTDNKQRGGRPEIYVMGCRNPFRISIDERRKLLFWGEVGPDAGEPDSTRGPAGHDEVNRARAAGFFGWPYFVADNKPYRYYDFSTNKHGHHFDPKRPINNSPNNTGSRELPPAQPAFIWYPYGNSPDFPLTGNGGRNAMAGPVYYCDKYPPATRLPDYYHGKLITYDWMRNWLMAITLDSLGNFSRMESFGDSISLSRPMDMFVDKNGSIWVLEYGTQWFSSNPDARVSRIDYVRGNRPPIPVLGTNKTAGAAPLTVIFSASKSRDYDNDRLSYELDFGDGSPKWSQNNLRQTLQASFSKNAKKNPLDSIAHVYERPGTYEAILKVADATKQYKTTKLKISVGNEPPLVRWDLGGKNRSFYEPGQVLDYKVVVEDLEDGSLENGGVLPTSVATTIDYLETGFDITSIAQGHQSAKQQTEYAKGKTLIDRSDCKTCHAADRQINGPSYEAIAERYRKSEFAVRTLSAKIIKGGAGNWGQTVMSAHPQISEEDAGEMARWILSLGAPAKAKQTYPVEGRYALDLPEQKDKKKKTAPGTFILKATYKDRGSGSQAPLEESETLALRHAFQQAEQADSTSKGVTHYRPFNGDTVVLKDLKHNSFFVFKHTDLTGIHSISVGIGSSDNRQQFSGGRMEIRLDSPTGALIGSVAIPAKNGGAGRMEMSELSAPLNMMPDGKFHDVYFVLKNENNPSQQVAAVDWVRFELMDVPPRKPKNAESQ from the coding sequence ATGCGTATCCCATATTGGCTCCTGTTAACAGGATTTGCCTTCCTGATGGCTGTCCTCCCTTGTGCCTGCAACAAACAAGACATCCCCGCCCGCATCCTTGTCTTCTCAAAAACAGAAGGTTTCCGGCACGACTGCATCCCGACAGCTTTAGAAGCTTTGAAAATCCTTTGCGCCGACAACGGCATCTTGATGGATGCCACGGAGGATGCCGAGATGTTCAAGGACGAGAACTTGCGCCGCTACAACGCGGTCGTTTTTCTCAACACGACGGGCGACGTACTGAATCCCGCACAGGAGGCCGACTTCGAGCGATATATTCAGGCGGGCGGCGGCTTTGTGGGTATCCACTCCGCTACTGACACCGAATATGGCTGGACTTGGTTTGGGGGGCTTGTGGGGGCTTATTTCAACGGGCACCCCAGCCAACAAGATGCCACCCTCTTCGTCAGAGACCGCAGTCATCCAGCCACCAAGCACCTCGACAACACTTGGACACGCTGGGACGAGTGGTACAACTTCAAGAACCTGAACCCCAAGGTAAACATCCTGCTGAGCATTGATGAAACCTCCTATCAAGGAGGCAATATGTGTGGCCCCAACCAGCAAGGCGACGACAAATGCCACCCCATGTCGTGGTATCACGAATACGACGGTGGTCGAGCCTTCTACACAGCATTGGGGCACACCAAGGAAAGCTATGCCGAACAGGCGTTTTTGCGTCACTTGCTCGGCGGCATTCAATACGCGATAGGTAAAAAAAAACGCCTTAATTATGCGGCGTGCAGAACTTCATCGCTTCCCGACCCCACGCGCTTCGTGAAAACGGTATTGGCCAATGAGCTCACCGAGCCAATGCAATTCGGGATGCTTCCCGATGGCAAAATTTTGCTTGTCGAACGGCGCGGCGCCATCAAACTTTTGGACACTCACACTGGCCTCATCAACGTCGCCCACAAATTGCCCGTTCACTCGGAGGAAGAGGACGGCCTCATGGGATTGGCCATAGACCCCGATTGGGAGCGCAACCATTGGATATACCTTTACTACTCGCCAGCAGGCAAGGAGGCCGTCAATCAACTGTCGCGTTTTGTTTTTCGAGGCGATTCGCTCGACCGCGCTTCCGAGAAAATCATTCTGAAAGTACCCGTGCAACGCGAGGAGTGTTGCCACGCAGGAGGCTGCCTGCGCTACGCCGAGGATGGCTACTTGTACCTCAGCACAGGCGACAATACCAACCCCTTCGCTTCCGATGGCTATGCCCCCATTGACGAGCGACGCGGACGCAGCGCGTGGGATGCCCAAAAATCATCGGCGAACACGATGGATTTGCGCGGCAAGATTCTGAGAATCAAAACGCACAACGACGGCAGCTATACCTGCCCCGCCGGGAACCTGTTCACGGAAGAAAATATCCACATCACCGAGGGCGCCACACCAACCGACCAACGCACCACAGACAACAAACAACGTGGTGGAAGACCCGAAATCTACGTCATGGGGTGCCGAAATCCTTTCCGCATTTCTATTGACGAGCGCCGAAAGCTGCTCTTTTGGGGCGAAGTAGGCCCCGACGCGGGCGAACCCGACAGCACACGCGGCCCAGCAGGCCACGACGAGGTGAACCGCGCCCGCGCCGCCGGCTTTTTTGGATGGCCCTATTTTGTGGCCGACAACAAGCCATACCGTTACTACGATTTTTCCACTAACAAACACGGGCATCATTTCGACCCGAAGCGCCCTATCAACAACAGCCCGAACAACACAGGCAGTCGTGAACTGCCACCCGCGCAGCCAGCCTTTATTTGGTATCCATATGGCAATTCGCCCGACTTCCCCCTGACGGGCAACGGCGGACGCAATGCGATGGCTGGCCCTGTTTATTATTGCGACAAATACCCCCCTGCCACCCGGCTCCCCGACTATTACCACGGCAAGCTAATCACCTACGACTGGATGCGCAATTGGCTTATGGCCATCACGCTTGATTCGCTGGGCAATTTCAGTCGCATGGAATCATTCGGCGACAGCATATCGCTTTCGCGGCCCATGGATATGTTTGTGGACAAAAACGGCTCAATATGGGTGCTCGAATATGGCACACAATGGTTCTCCTCCAACCCCGACGCCCGCGTCAGCCGCATTGACTATGTGCGCGGCAATCGCCCTCCCATCCCTGTGCTCGGCACCAACAAAACCGCGGGCGCAGCCCCGCTCACCGTCATTTTTTCCGCCTCCAAATCACGAGATTACGACAATGACAGATTGAGCTATGAACTGGATTTCGGCGACGGCTCACCCAAATGGTCACAGAACAACCTCCGCCAAACCCTGCAAGCCAGTTTTTCAAAAAACGCAAAAAAAAATCCCCTCGACTCTATCGCTCACGTTTATGAAAGGCCCGGCACCTACGAGGCTATTTTGAAAGTTGCCGACGCAACGAAGCAATACAAAACCACCAAACTCAAAATCAGCGTGGGCAATGAGCCGCCCCTCGTGCGATGGGACTTGGGCGGCAAAAACAGGAGCTTCTACGAGCCGGGGCAAGTGCTTGACTACAAGGTCGTCGTGGAAGACTTGGAAGACGGCTCGCTCGAAAATGGCGGCGTGCTGCCGACCTCGGTGGCCACCACCATTGACTATTTGGAAACAGGCTTCGATATCACCTCCATCGCACAAGGCCACCAAAGCGCCAAACAACAGACCGAATACGCCAAGGGCAAAACCCTCATTGACCGCTCCGATTGCAAAACCTGCCACGCTGCCGACCGGCAAATCAACGGCCCCTCCTACGAGGCCATAGCGGAACGGTATCGAAAAAGCGAGTTCGCCGTCCGCACGCTATCCGCCAAAATCATCAAAGGCGGCGCTGGCAATTGGGGACAGACCGTGATGAGTGCTCACCCCCAAATATCCGAAGAAGATGCCGGGGAAATGGCACGCTGGATTCTTTCGCTTGGCGCTCCCGCCAAGGCCAAGCAAACATACCCCGTGGAAGGCCGGTATGCGCTCGACCTGCCCGAACAAAAAGACAAAAAGAAAAAAACGGCACCCGGCACATTCATCCTAAAAGCCACTTACAAAGACAGGGGCAGCGGCTCGCAGGCCCCTTTGGAAGAAAGCGAGACGCTCGCCCTGCGCCATGCCTTCCAACAGGCCGAACAGGCGGACAGCACCTCCAAGGGGGTGACGCATTACCGACCGTTCAACGGCGACACGGTGGTGCTGAAAGACTTGAAGCACAATAGCTTTTTTGTGTTCAAGCACACTGATTTGACGGGCATCCACTCTATATCGGTAGGCATCGGCTCCAGCGACAATCGCCAGCAATTCAGCGGCGGACGCATGGAAATTCGACTCGACTCGCCCACGGGTGCTTTGATTGGCTCGGTGGCGATTCCGGCGAAAAATGGAGGCGCGGGGCGCATGGAAATGTCGGAGCTAAGCGCCCCGCTCAACATGATGCCCGATGGCAAATTCCACGACGTTTATTTTGTTTTGAAAAACGAAAACAACCCCTCGCAACAGGTGGCGGCGGTGGATTGGGTGCGATTCGAATTGATGGACGTGCCGCCTCGCAAACCGAAAAACGCAGAGAGTCAATAA
- a CDS encoding polyprenyl synthetase family protein, which yields MHKLPTLLSALNDFATRNPFPPTPKELYEPCEYMLSLGGKRLRPAMLLMGYNLFRDDLEQALPAAWAVELFHNFTLMHDDIMDAAPLRRGKPTVHTRWNANTGILSGDVMLIQAYRFLGATDSAVATTLIHEFSVMATEVCEGQQMDMNFETREQVSVEEYIRMIELKTAVLLGYALMAGAVCARAERPAPEKLYQVGRLAGIAFQIQDDLLDTYGDPAKFGKQVGGDILQNKKTLLVLKTLEVASEPDRRELLQWMQAGAESPTQKVAAVRDIFDRNNIPALIKAAKKQYQEKAFEYLDDVNVPEARKTVLLDTLADLLEREW from the coding sequence ATGCACAAATTGCCAACACTCCTCTCTGCCCTCAACGATTTTGCCACCCGAAATCCCTTTCCCCCCACCCCCAAGGAACTGTACGAACCTTGCGAATATATGCTCTCCTTGGGTGGCAAACGGCTGCGCCCAGCCATGCTGCTCATGGGATACAACCTTTTCCGCGACGACTTGGAGCAGGCGCTTCCGGCAGCATGGGCCGTGGAACTGTTCCACAATTTCACGCTGATGCACGACGACATCATGGACGCGGCCCCGCTGCGCCGCGGAAAACCCACCGTTCACACCCGATGGAACGCCAACACGGGCATCCTCAGCGGCGATGTGATGCTCATTCAGGCTTATCGTTTTTTGGGAGCGACCGATAGCGCCGTCGCGACAACACTCATCCATGAATTCAGCGTGATGGCCACCGAAGTGTGCGAGGGTCAGCAGATGGACATGAACTTCGAGACACGCGAACAGGTAAGCGTGGAAGAATATATCCGCATGATAGAATTAAAAACCGCTGTGCTGCTCGGCTATGCACTCATGGCTGGCGCCGTGTGCGCTCGCGCGGAAAGACCCGCCCCCGAAAAACTCTACCAAGTAGGGCGCCTGGCTGGCATCGCTTTTCAAATTCAGGACGACCTGCTCGACACTTATGGCGACCCCGCTAAATTTGGCAAACAAGTGGGCGGTGATATTTTGCAAAATAAAAAAACACTTTTGGTGCTAAAAACCCTCGAAGTGGCCTCCGAACCAGACCGCCGCGAACTCTTGCAATGGATGCAAGCAGGCGCTGAAAGCCCCACCCAAAAAGTGGCAGCCGTGCGTGACATTTTCGACCGCAACAACATCCCTGCCCTTATCAAGGCCGCAAAAAAACAATACCAAGAAAAAGCCTTTGAATATCTTGATGACGTGAACGTGCCCGAGGCGCGGAAAACCGTGCTGC
- a CDS encoding GatB/YqeY domain-containing protein, giving the protein MTLEEKINKDLVVAMKAKDEVTLRAIRAIKSAIMLAKTDGSGQAIDEARELQMLQKLVKTRQESFDIYTKNDRPELAEKEREEIEVIKRYLPTMLEGAELEAILKKIVADTGATSAKDMGKVMGAANKQLAGKADGRAISEIVKKLLAQ; this is encoded by the coding sequence ATGACACTCGAAGAAAAAATCAACAAAGACCTCGTCGTGGCCATGAAAGCCAAAGACGAGGTGACGCTACGCGCCATCCGCGCCATCAAAAGTGCTATCATGCTCGCCAAAACAGACGGTAGTGGTCAGGCCATTGACGAGGCCCGCGAGCTACAGATGCTCCAAAAATTGGTGAAAACTCGCCAAGAATCGTTTGATATTTACACTAAAAACGACCGACCGGAGTTAGCCGAAAAGGAGCGCGAGGAAATCGAGGTCATCAAACGATACCTCCCCACCATGCTCGAAGGGGCTGAATTGGAAGCTATCCTGAAAAAAATCGTCGCCGACACTGGCGCGACCTCCGCCAAGGACATGGGCAAGGTGATGGGCGCTGCAAACAAACAATTGGCCGGGAAAGCAGATGGAAGGGCTATTTCGGAGATTGTGAAAAAACTGCTTGCTCAATGA
- a CDS encoding tetratricopeptide repeat protein: protein MTTQQPQPLKLIFRGRLEFGSERTFNMVLNHWNTRIENYFKSDILFKAEQVFSHEDHALSVPQQVLMSTEKHWRSTTALLQEVAQFALAGKVGAWWVQNGQVLAEYNIEPKTDKTAVAEFIRGRDLAQQGGMEMASEALTNAIAKFERHALAYERRGYVNYKLKNFNDAFYDFSKSIAINPNNPEPFYGRGKVRMLKNEWDNAVQDFDNAIKLSLAVQPLHWLSRLRKGDSLYHAKRYEEAAKELKFFLQKSFAESDPNFRFRPKAEYLLGECEKMMKA from the coding sequence ATGACAACGCAACAACCGCAACCGCTCAAACTTATTTTTCGAGGACGCTTGGAGTTCGGCTCCGAGCGCACTTTCAACATGGTGCTCAATCACTGGAACACCCGGATTGAAAATTATTTCAAATCGGACATCCTGTTCAAGGCCGAGCAAGTTTTCAGCCATGAAGACCATGCGCTCTCGGTGCCCCAACAAGTGTTGATGAGCACGGAGAAGCATTGGCGCAGCACCACGGCGCTATTGCAGGAAGTGGCACAGTTTGCGCTAGCGGGCAAAGTGGGCGCTTGGTGGGTGCAGAACGGCCAAGTGCTGGCTGAATATAATATAGAGCCGAAGACCGACAAGACAGCGGTGGCCGAGTTCATCCGTGGGCGCGACTTGGCTCAGCAAGGCGGCATGGAGATGGCCTCGGAAGCGTTGACCAATGCCATCGCCAAGTTCGAGCGCCATGCGTTGGCTTATGAACGGCGCGGCTACGTCAATTACAAGCTCAAAAACTTCAACGACGCGTTTTACGACTTTTCCAAAAGCATAGCCATCAACCCAAACAACCCGGAGCCATTCTACGGGCGCGGCAAGGTGCGTATGCTGAAAAACGAGTGGGACAATGCGGTACAGGATTTTGACAACGCCATCAAGTTGTCGTTGGCGGTGCAGCCGCTGCATTGGCTGTCGCGTTTGCGCAAGGGCGATAGTTTGTACCATGCCAAACGCTACGAGGAGGCTGCGAAGGAACTGAAGTTTTTCTTGCAAAAAAGCTTTGCTGAGAGCGACCCCAATTTCCGGTTCCGCCCAAAGGCAGAGTATTTGCTGGGGGAATGCGAAAAGATGATGAAGGCTTAA
- a CDS encoding sugar MFS transporter — protein sequence MQNSSTRTAGYLYQISIIGLLFFIFGFVTWLNGTLIPFLKLACELDTLQALFVTFAFYISYFFLAIPSSQILKRTGFKNGMALGLLVMALGCLIFIPAANMRAFPLFLTGLFVQGMGLSLLQTASNPYISIIGPIESAAQRISIMGICNKVAGILSPLILSSIVLKNASVIEAQINEATDGVARAGLLNELAGRVVMPYIVMAIVLGLLAAMIRRSALPEIDTAAGTSSEGAVSNLAASRTSVWQFPHLMLGALAIFLYVGAEVMAGDVIGVYGKSLGFSLDQTKYFTSFTLGAMLVGYVLSIILIPKYVSQQNFLKYSAMLGVVFTVLTYLTTGPTAVTCIALLGLANAVMWPAIWPLAINGLGRFTQIGSALLVMGIAGGALIPQLYGVLEKSVGYQSAFLFSMLPCYLYILYYAIWGYKPR from the coding sequence ATGCAGAATTCCTCCACCCGCACCGCTGGCTATTTGTACCAAATCAGCATTATTGGTTTGCTGTTTTTCATTTTTGGGTTTGTCACATGGTTGAATGGCACCCTGATACCTTTTCTCAAACTTGCTTGTGAGCTGGATACTTTACAGGCGCTGTTTGTCACCTTTGCTTTTTACATCAGCTACTTTTTTCTGGCCATTCCTTCCTCTCAGATTTTGAAGCGGACGGGTTTTAAGAACGGCATGGCCTTGGGGCTGCTGGTGATGGCTTTGGGCTGCCTCATATTTATTCCGGCGGCGAATATGCGGGCGTTTCCTTTGTTTTTGACGGGGCTTTTTGTGCAAGGCATGGGCTTGTCGCTGCTTCAAACGGCCTCTAACCCCTACATCAGCATCATCGGCCCTATCGAGAGCGCGGCCCAGCGCATCAGCATCATGGGAATATGCAACAAAGTGGCGGGCATTCTCAGCCCGCTGATTTTGAGCAGCATTGTTTTGAAAAATGCCAGTGTCATCGAGGCGCAAATCAACGAGGCGACGGACGGTGTGGCGCGTGCTGGCTTGCTCAACGAACTGGCGGGCAGGGTGGTGATGCCTTATATCGTGATGGCCATAGTGCTGGGGTTGCTGGCAGCGATGATTCGCCGTTCGGCATTGCCAGAGATAGATACCGCTGCTGGCACCTCAAGCGAAGGTGCCGTTTCCAACCTTGCGGCTAGCCGCACCAGTGTGTGGCAATTCCCGCACCTGATGCTTGGGGCGTTGGCGATTTTCCTCTATGTGGGCGCCGAGGTGATGGCTGGCGATGTGATTGGGGTGTATGGCAAATCGTTGGGGTTCAGTCTCGACCAGACGAAGTATTTCACCTCGTTCACGCTTGGGGCCATGCTTGTGGGCTATGTTCTGAGTATTATTCTGATACCCAAATATGTCTCGCAACAAAATTTTCTCAAATACTCGGCTATGCTCGGCGTGGTGTTCACGGTGCTTACATATCTGACCACTGGCCCCACCGCAGTGACCTGCATCGCGCTGCTTGGGCTTGCCAATGCTGTCATGTGGCCGGCAATATGGCCGCTGGCTATCAATGGCTTGGGTAGATTCACCCAAATTGGGTCTGCCTTGTTGGTGATGGGCATTGCGGGCGGGGCACTCATCCCCCAGCTCTACGGGGTGCTCGAAAAGTCGGTGGGATACCAGTCTGCTTTCCTGTTTTCCATGCTGCCTTGCTACCTTTACATCTTGTATTACGCCATTTGGGGTTATAAGCCCAGATGA
- a CDS encoding TonB-dependent receptor, whose translation MRRILETEQKALEINLDERIYGAFAEIGAGQEVARHFFQVGAAAGTIAKSMSAYDKTVSDEIYGTEAKGKGRYVCESRLYRMLDHEYKLMEGRLRVERPQQNFFAFADTVAAINYQKTIKGDGWLGLRFQLDPNSKPNDLILHVRLLDNDNRLQQQAIGILGVNLIYGCFRYHDDPETLLQSLMDNLHGRVKLDMVRITGPDFAHLDNRLVCLWAVKNSLTDVAIFGPDGNSLHAGEFLYRTSILIARGSYRPPTLVQQDMIRRAYEQFRAEPDVDAEKTFFLAEITLDNLRSDGELNERDFLDRADILCALGQTVIISNCLQHKKLIAYFADYKIPRIGLAMGARKLEIILRETAEANPDNLLGAFGELFPRNVRFYIHPALQTPSAALGRKSPQTTQTLPIPPSIRFLYEHLLEHRNIVDIRRFNPDILGIYHKEVLRQIQDGEPGWEEKVPSEVARLVKEKRLFGFGASIPQ comes from the coding sequence ATGCGCAGGATTCTCGAAACGGAACAAAAAGCATTGGAAATCAACCTCGACGAGCGCATCTACGGCGCGTTCGCCGAAATAGGGGCGGGGCAAGAGGTGGCCCGACATTTTTTTCAGGTGGGGGCGGCGGCAGGTACCATTGCCAAAAGCATGAGTGCCTACGACAAAACGGTGAGCGACGAGATATATGGCACGGAAGCTAAAGGCAAAGGCCGTTACGTCTGCGAATCGCGCCTCTATCGGATGCTCGACCACGAGTACAAACTCATGGAGGGCCGGCTGCGCGTAGAGCGCCCGCAGCAAAATTTCTTTGCTTTCGCCGACACGGTGGCAGCCATCAACTACCAAAAAACCATCAAAGGCGATGGCTGGCTGGGCCTGCGTTTTCAACTCGACCCCAACTCGAAGCCTAACGACCTCATCCTCCACGTTCGCCTGCTCGACAACGACAATCGCCTCCAACAGCAAGCCATTGGCATACTTGGCGTCAATTTGATTTACGGCTGCTTCCGCTATCACGACGACCCTGAGACCTTGCTCCAATCACTCATGGACAATCTGCACGGGCGGGTAAAGCTGGATATGGTGCGCATCACGGGGCCTGACTTCGCCCATTTGGACAATCGCCTTGTGTGCCTTTGGGCAGTCAAAAACAGTCTCACGGATGTCGCCATTTTCGGCCCCGATGGCAATAGCTTGCACGCGGGCGAATTCCTGTACCGAACCTCCATTCTTATCGCGCGGGGCAGTTATCGCCCGCCCACCTTGGTGCAGCAGGACATGATTCGCCGGGCCTACGAGCAGTTTCGCGCCGAACCCGACGTGGATGCCGAGAAAACTTTTTTTCTCGCCGAAATCACTCTCGACAACCTGCGCTCCGACGGCGAACTCAACGAGCGAGACTTTCTCGACCGCGCCGACATTCTTTGCGCGCTGGGGCAAACGGTCATCATCTCGAACTGTCTCCAGCACAAAAAACTAATCGCCTACTTCGCCGATTACAAGATTCCCCGCATCGGCCTCGCAATGGGCGCCCGCAAACTCGAAATCATCCTCCGCGAAACTGCCGAAGCGAACCCCGACAACCTGCTCGGTGCATTCGGCGAGCTCTTTCCTCGCAACGTGCGATTTTACATCCACCCCGCCCTTCAAACCCCGTCCGCTGCGCTTGGCCGGAAAAGCCCTCAAACCACCCAAACCCTTCCCATTCCCCCCTCCATCCGTTTTCTCTATGAGCATCTGCTTGAGCATCGAAACATTGTGGACATTCGGCGGTTCAATCCAGATATTCTGGGGATTTACCACAAGGAGGTGCTGAGGCAAATCCAAGATGGAGAGCCGGGCTGGGAGGAAAAAGTGCCAAGCGAGGTGGCACGTTTGGTGAAGGAAAAGCGTTTGTTTGGCTTTGGTGCATCAATCCCTCAATGA